In Leptolyngbya sp. NIES-2104, the genomic window ATTCGGTGGGGCAATCTGTTACCGAATGGACTCTCGAACTATCCGCAGATCGATCGCTTCTACCAGCATTGGCGCAACGATGAAGGAGTACAACGAGCAATGCAGCAACAAGGAATCCAAAAATGATCACGCTAAGTTCAACCTTTTCCCATCACACCACTGAGGCAAACGGCGTAAAGCTGCACTATGTCATAGGCGGATCGGGTGAGCCGATCCTGCTCTGGCATGGTTTTTTAGAGACTTGGTACTGCTGGCGAAAAATCATGCCTGCGCTGGCTGAGCGATACACCGTAATTGTGCCAGATATGCGCGGTTATGGCGATTCTGATAAACCGGAAACTGGGTACGATGCACGATCGCTCTCCGAGGACTTCCGCCAACTCATTCAACAGTTAGGGTTTGAGAAAATCCATATTGTTGCTCACGACATGGGTGCGCCACCTGCTTTGATCTATACAAACGACTATCCGGATGAAGTCTTAAGCTTGACCTATTTAGAAGAACCTGTGTTGCTCCAAGCCCATCTTCAGCAAATCTTTCAGTTCTCACCCCAATCGACCCAGAACGGTGGCTTGTGGTGGTGGACATTCTTTCTCGCGCCTGAGCTACCTGAAACTTTGATTGCCGGACGTGAGCAAGAATTCTTGAGCTATTTCTACAAGACCTACTGTGTTGATTCAAGCGCGATCGAGCCTGAAGCGATCAACGAATACCTCCGCACTTTCGCCACTCCCGCAGGCATTCGAGGCGCATTAGGGGTCTATCGCGCCATCTTTGAATCCGTTCAGCAAACCGAAGCAATTGCAAACCATCCAATTCAGACTCCAGTTCTCGCGCTGGGTGGGGAAAAGTCGATCGGAGAAAAGGTCAAACTGATGATGCAATCTGTTGCGACAGATGTTCGCGGGGGGAGTGTCGATCGCTGCGGACATTTCATCCCCGATGAGCGTCCTGATGCCCTGATTGACCAACTGTTTACGTTCTTTCAATCTGTTGAGAACAAGCGTTTAAGAGGTGTTGTATGACTGGCGGC contains:
- a CDS encoding alpha/beta fold hydrolase is translated as MITLSSTFSHHTTEANGVKLHYVIGGSGEPILLWHGFLETWYCWRKIMPALAERYTVIVPDMRGYGDSDKPETGYDARSLSEDFRQLIQQLGFEKIHIVAHDMGAPPALIYTNDYPDEVLSLTYLEEPVLLQAHLQQIFQFSPQSTQNGGLWWWTFFLAPELPETLIAGREQEFLSYFYKTYCVDSSAIEPEAINEYLRTFATPAGIRGALGVYRAIFESVQQTEAIANHPIQTPVLALGGEKSIGEKVKLMMQSVATDVRGGSVDRCGHFIPDERPDALIDQLFTFFQSVENKRLRGVV